From a single Paenibacillus sp. FSL W8-0426 genomic region:
- a CDS encoding sucrose-specific PTS transporter subunit IIBC — MSDNQQIAREVIQAVGGKDNIASFAHCATRLRIMVNDKDKIDQKQVETIDKVKGAFFNSGQYQIIFGTGTVNRIYEEVEKLGIEGTSKEDLKGQSKKQGNVFQRGIRTFGDVFVPIIPVLVATGLFMGLRGLLTQSEILALFGATPDDISPNFLLFTQVLTDTAFAFLPALVAWSAFRVFGGSPVLGIVLGLMLVNPALPNAYAVADGSAKALHMFGFIPVVGYQGSVLPAFFVGLIGAKFEKFLRKRVPEALDLILTPFITLAVMITLGLFAIGPVFHSLEEWVLHGTTAVLDLPFGIAGLVIGFLHQIIVVTGVHHIFNFLEIQLLERTGANAFNAIITCAITAQGAACLAVGLKTKDTKLKALALPSSFSAFLGITEPAIFGVNLRLMKPFIMGLVGGAAGGFLASLFHLQGTGMAVTAIPGTLLYLNSQLPVYILTNVVAMGIAFALTWMFGYKNKPAASENGSSNGMSGNGESMADSVIASDSASASAPSPVPTSMEKVQVDTMDIAAPITGQAVALATVPDPAFAEGHMGEGIAIEPSDGKVYAPFEGTVAHVMHKSKHAVILEHATGAQVLIHVGINTVGLKGEGFTLHVSNGDHVSKGQLLLEFDMEHIRSAGLPLITPVLVPGGNEEIESVTVARSGPVQAGQDTVLIVKFKKTT, encoded by the coding sequence ATGTCCGACAATCAACAGATCGCTCGCGAAGTCATCCAGGCCGTCGGCGGCAAGGATAATATCGCATCGTTTGCGCACTGCGCAACCCGGCTTCGCATCATGGTGAACGACAAGGACAAAATCGACCAAAAACAGGTCGAAACCATCGACAAGGTCAAAGGTGCATTTTTTAACTCGGGGCAGTACCAGATCATTTTTGGCACGGGAACGGTCAACCGGATCTATGAGGAAGTGGAGAAGCTCGGGATCGAAGGCACATCCAAGGAAGATTTGAAAGGCCAAAGCAAAAAGCAGGGCAACGTGTTTCAGCGAGGGATCCGGACCTTTGGCGACGTGTTTGTGCCCATCATTCCGGTGCTGGTGGCAACCGGGCTATTCATGGGTCTGCGCGGCCTGCTCACCCAGAGCGAAATTCTGGCGTTGTTCGGGGCTACGCCTGATGATATTTCGCCAAACTTTTTGCTCTTTACGCAAGTTCTGACCGATACGGCCTTCGCGTTTTTGCCGGCACTCGTGGCGTGGTCCGCATTCCGCGTATTCGGCGGCAGCCCCGTGCTCGGTATTGTGCTTGGTTTGATGCTGGTCAATCCGGCGCTGCCGAACGCGTATGCGGTCGCAGACGGATCGGCAAAGGCGCTGCACATGTTCGGCTTCATACCGGTCGTCGGTTACCAAGGTTCGGTCCTGCCCGCCTTCTTCGTGGGCTTGATCGGCGCCAAATTTGAGAAGTTTCTCCGAAAGCGGGTACCTGAAGCGCTGGATCTGATCCTTACGCCGTTCATTACGCTTGCTGTCATGATCACGCTGGGTTTGTTCGCCATCGGCCCGGTATTCCATTCCCTGGAGGAATGGGTGCTGCACGGCACAACCGCCGTTCTGGATCTGCCGTTTGGCATTGCGGGGCTTGTGATCGGATTTTTGCATCAAATCATTGTGGTCACCGGCGTGCATCATATATTCAATTTTCTTGAGATACAATTGCTGGAGCGAACGGGTGCCAATGCATTCAACGCGATTATCACATGTGCCATTACGGCACAGGGGGCAGCTTGTCTGGCAGTTGGTTTGAAAACGAAAGATACGAAGTTAAAGGCGCTTGCCTTGCCTTCTTCATTCTCGGCTTTTCTAGGCATCACTGAACCGGCGATTTTCGGGGTCAACCTTCGTTTGATGAAACCGTTTATTATGGGTCTGGTCGGCGGCGCGGCAGGAGGCTTTCTGGCATCCCTGTTCCATTTGCAGGGCACGGGCATGGCGGTTACCGCGATCCCGGGAACGTTGCTGTACCTGAACAGCCAGCTGCCAGTGTACATTTTGACCAATGTAGTAGCGATGGGCATCGCGTTTGCGCTGACCTGGATGTTCGGTTACAAAAACAAGCCTGCAGCTTCGGAAAACGGATCTTCGAACGGCATGTCCGGTAACGGGGAGTCGATGGCAGATTCGGTAATTGCCTCGGACTCGGCATCCGCATCAGCTCCGTCACCTGTTCCAACAAGCATGGAAAAAGTGCAGGTTGACACGATGGATATAGCGGCCCCAATCACGGGTCAAGCCGTTGCTTTGGCCACCGTTCCCGATCCGGCCTTTGCGGAAGGGCACATGGGAGAAGGAATCGCTATCGAACCATCCGATGGCAAAGTATATGCTCCGTTCGAAGGCACCGTGGCACATGTCATGCACAAAAGCAAACATGCCGTCATTTTAGAGCATGCGACGGGAGCGCAAGTGCTGATTCACGTCGGCATCAACACCGTTGGTCTGAAAGGAGAAGGTTTCACGCTGCACGTGAGCAATGGCGATCATGTCTCGAAAGGACAGCTGTTGTTGGAATTTGATATGGAGCATATCCGGTCAGCCGGATTGCCGCTAATCACACCCGTTCTTGTGCCTGGTGGGAACGAAGAGATCGAGAGTGTGACGGTTGCCCGATCAGGGCCGGTGCAGGCAGGGCAGGATACGGTGCTTATAGTCAAATTCAAGAAGACAACATAG
- a CDS encoding manganese catalase family protein — MFKRVDRLAIELPIGSNPDPNGASAVQELMGGRFGEMSTLNNYLFQSFNFRGKTKLRPFYDIVASITAEEFGHVELVANTINLMLVGTTSPGDPDATPLRNTKDLRMSSLFIESAQTALPYDSMGRPWNGSYVTSTGNLIVDLLHNFFLECNARTHKMRVYEMTDHPTARAMTGYLLVRGGVHILAYAKALEIATGVDVTKMLPVPNLDNSVFDATRKWEALGEHRRLYTFSDKDYQQIAQIWKGTHPRDGGKLEAYAGLPGYSGPIPELPELSEEFAPGISQEDLQQIAERLKRSAGL, encoded by the coding sequence ATGTTTAAACGGGTAGACCGTCTTGCCATTGAACTACCGATCGGCAGCAATCCCGACCCTAACGGAGCCTCTGCGGTTCAGGAGCTGATGGGCGGGCGTTTCGGGGAAATGTCCACGCTGAACAATTACTTGTTCCAGTCGTTCAACTTCAGAGGCAAAACCAAGCTGAGACCCTTTTACGACATTGTTGCCAGCATAACCGCCGAGGAGTTCGGGCATGTGGAGCTCGTGGCCAACACAATCAACCTGATGCTCGTCGGCACGACTTCGCCGGGCGATCCAGATGCGACCCCGCTTCGCAACACCAAGGATCTTCGCATGTCCTCCCTGTTTATCGAATCGGCCCAAACGGCCCTCCCTTATGACTCCATGGGCAGACCCTGGAACGGCTCTTACGTAACCAGCACAGGCAATCTCATCGTTGATCTGCTGCATAACTTTTTTCTGGAATGCAATGCAAGGACCCACAAAATGAGAGTGTACGAAATGACGGATCATCCGACGGCAAGGGCGATGACCGGTTATTTGCTTGTCCGGGGCGGCGTACATATTCTGGCTTATGCAAAAGCGCTCGAAATTGCGACCGGCGTGGATGTCACCAAAATGCTGCCTGTGCCGAACCTCGATAACAGCGTGTTCGATGCAACCCGAAAATGGGAGGCCTTGGGCGAACACCGCAGATTGTATACGTTCAGCGACAAGGATTACCAACAGATTGCGCAGATCTGGAAAGGAACCCATCCCCGCGACGGCGGCAAACTGGAAGCGTATGCGGGGCTCCCCGGTTACAGCGGGCCCATCCCTGAACTTCCGGAGTTGTCGGAAGAGTTCGCTCCGGGCATCTCTCAGGAAGACCTGCAGCAAATCGCGGAGCGGCTGAAACGGTCTGCGGGGTTGTAA